A region from the Triticum urartu cultivar G1812 chromosome 1, Tu2.1, whole genome shotgun sequence genome encodes:
- the LOC125550768 gene encoding cytochrome P450 89A2-like → MELPGLLLPTAILLPLVLFLISIPWSRRLPPGPAGLPWLGNLLYLQHLDEDSMDILNAERRLHARYGPVLGIQVGNRLQVTLADRYLAHTALVGRGTALADRPDYAVRNFGGLNAITITSANYGPLWRLFRRNFVAEIAHPARLRLFAPLRASVLADMTDKLWRQQQEAGNTGVVVRDTFLLAMFHLLVAMCFGERVDDGVAREIISALRELMIYSLTKLRVFDYIPAVTTRLFRGRLDAMHAMRSKLKEVYLPLIDVRRERKKLLASSQPPSPQNQNETTTLPHCYVDSLLDLRIDSDGGRPLTDDEVLAMCSELLIQGTDTTATALEWIMAELVKNQHVQDKLFDEISISTGPDDLHRPEELHKMQYLRGVVLEGLRRHPPGHQVVMHAAAENMEIGGFVIPRGTPVNFMVADMAMDEKTWDRPREFLPERFLAGGDGEGVDITGTKEIKMMPFGAGRRICPGLGVATMHLEYLVVNLVRAFDWRTAEGKAVDVVSEEAQFTVVMKNPLCVGLVQRAA, encoded by the coding sequence ATGGAGCTCCCAGGGCTTCTCCTTCCCACAGCTATTCTCCTTCCTCTGGTTTTATTCCTCATCTCAATTCCATGGAGCCGCCGCTTACCGCCGGGGCCGGCCGGCCTGCCTTGGCTTGGAAACCTGCTATATTTACAGCACCTTGACGAAGACTCCATGGACATCCTGAACGCTGAGAGGCGCCTCCATGCGCGCTACGGCCCGGTTCTCGGCATCCAGGTGGGCAACCGCCTGCAGGTTACCCTGGCAGACCGCTATCTCGCCCACACTGCGCTGGTCGGCCGCGGCACCGCCCTGGCTGACCGGCCGGACTACGCCGTGCGCAACTTCGGTGGCCTGAACGCCATCACCATCACGTCCGCCAACTACGGCCCACTATGGCGCCTCTTCCGCAGAAACTTCGTGGCTGAGATCGCGCACCCGGCCAGGCTCCGGCTGTTCGCGCCGCTGCGGGCGTCTGTGCTTGCTGACATGACGGACAAGCTATGGCGCCAGCAGCAGGAAGCAGGAAACACGGGCGTGGTCGTCAGGGACACCTTTCTGCTCGCCATGTTCCACCTCTTGGTGGCCATGTGCTTCGGTGAGCGGGTTGACGATGGCGTTGCGCGCGAGATTATCTCTGCGCTGCGTGAGCTCATGATCTACTCCTTGACCAAGTTGAGGGTCTTCGACTACATCCCGGCGGTCACGACGCGCCTCTTCCGCGGCCGACTGGATGCCATGCACGCTATGCGCAGCAAGCTCAAGGAGGTGTACCTGCCCTTGATCGATGTCCGGAGGGAGCGCAAGAAGCTGCTTGCGAGCAGCCAACCGCCGTCTCCTCAGAATCAGAATGAGACGACGACGTTGCCGCACTGCTACGTGGACTCGTTGCTCGACCTCAGGATCGACTCCGACGGTGGCCGCCCCCTCACCGACGACGAGGTACTTGCCATGTGCTCCGAGCTACTGATACAAGGGACGGACACCACAGCCACAGCGCTAGAGTGGATCATGGCCGAACTGGTGAAGAATCAGCATGTCCAAGACAAGCTCTTCGATGAGATCTCAATTAGTACAGGTCCCGACGATCTACACCGGCCGGAGGAGCTGCACAAGATGCAGTACCTCCGGGGCGTGGTGCTTGAGGGCCTTCGGCGCCACCCACCTGGGCACCAGGTGGTGATGCACGCTGCGGCAGAGAACATGGAGATCGGCGGGTTCGTGATCCCCAGGGGCACGCCAGTGAACTTCATGGTGGCCGACATGGCCATGGATGAGAAGACTTGGGACCGACCACGAGAGTTCCTACCAGAGCGGTTCCtcgcgggaggagatggcgaggGGGTTGACATCACCGGCACCAAGGAGATCAAGATGATGCCATTCGGAGCCGGGCGAAGGATCTGTCCGGGCCTAGGCGTCGCCACGATGCACCTCGAGTACTTGGTGGTCAACCTGGTGCGTGCGTTCGACTGGCGGACGGCGGAGGGGAAGGCGGTGGACGTTGTTTCTGAGGAGGCCCAGTTTACCGTCGTCATGAAGAACCCGCTCTGTGTTGGCCTCGTGCAGAGAGCGGCTTAA